One part of the Candidatus Eisenbacteria bacterium genome encodes these proteins:
- the sppA gene encoding signal peptide peptidase SppA, with amino-acid sequence MGFCVFGAPALLVMLALAAAPPPAARAQDATADIAPAILTADLDGPRALFGNPALLAAPDGGRWDLRGVFSGGGLRRGVFASGGGGAALGYAYDGAPRVPRSELRLGGSLGGPAAGAGYVFRSLRESVRGPGIGTGFDVGLFARPAPQLSVSWVLRNAGAAEGLERRHQLFGLSARPVGPRLTLGAELAWDEGGYRTNRYRLGARAVPAPWLELAAAYQPRRQERGAHVTLGVSLRGPRGDLHAAVRSGSGGVAAEQSVGVTGRERRLAGAPAALARRGPVVIDVSGPLGEEEAGFSLLGGGGHALPRVLRRLREAEEDPGVTGVLLRVGPLGRGFLGPLTASGDELRDALRRVRATGKPVVAYLAVEMTGPAEMCVAAACDRVVAPRLSTVAGLGVAMEVRRLRGTYEKLGIRWDAAVAGDYKSSFHSAYTDSATPAQRAGIDSLVRTEYALLVRVLAEGRRLPADSVLAWCDGRGFTSAEARARGLLDRLGWEEDARAELNRLCGRDSAAAIPGIRPREVEDSRWGLVPAVAVVRAEGGITSGRDASDPLWGGSTLGGLSLAARLERAAAVPGVRALVLRVNSGGGSAMGSDRVRATLERIRRERRIPVVVSMGDMAASGGYLMSAPADEIVAQPMTVTGSIGVIWTVPNFAGTYDKLDARREVYKQGEHADAALYGRPLTPGERADLQHLVDDTYEDFLGVVAAGRRMAPERVRALAGGRVWWGVDAVRLGLADRLGGLREAVDAAARRAGLEPGYRVIEVPRAGGGLLSRLLGRAALEMTGRASARGGDAAGD; translated from the coding sequence GTGGGCTTCTGCGTTTTTGGCGCGCCGGCGCTGCTGGTGATGCTGGCCCTGGCCGCGGCGCCCCCGCCCGCCGCCCGCGCGCAGGACGCCACGGCCGACATCGCTCCCGCGATCCTCACCGCCGACCTGGACGGTCCGCGTGCCCTCTTCGGCAACCCCGCGCTCCTGGCCGCCCCGGATGGCGGGCGCTGGGACCTGCGCGGGGTCTTCTCCGGCGGCGGTCTGCGTCGCGGCGTGTTCGCCTCCGGCGGTGGCGGCGCGGCGCTGGGTTACGCCTACGACGGCGCGCCCCGCGTGCCGCGCAGCGAGCTCCGGCTGGGAGGCTCCCTGGGAGGGCCGGCGGCGGGCGCGGGGTACGTGTTCCGTTCCCTGCGCGAGAGCGTGCGGGGTCCGGGCATCGGCACCGGTTTCGACGTGGGCCTCTTCGCGCGGCCCGCGCCGCAGCTCTCTGTCTCCTGGGTGCTCCGCAACGCGGGCGCGGCGGAGGGCCTCGAGCGGCGGCATCAGCTCTTCGGGCTCTCGGCGCGCCCCGTGGGACCGCGGCTCACGCTGGGCGCGGAGCTGGCCTGGGACGAGGGCGGCTATCGCACCAACCGCTATCGGTTGGGCGCGCGCGCGGTCCCCGCTCCCTGGCTGGAGCTGGCGGCCGCCTACCAGCCGCGCCGCCAGGAGCGCGGCGCGCACGTGACATTGGGGGTCTCACTGCGGGGACCGCGCGGCGACCTGCACGCCGCCGTGCGGTCCGGATCGGGCGGCGTGGCCGCGGAGCAATCGGTGGGGGTGACGGGCCGGGAACGCCGGCTGGCGGGCGCGCCGGCGGCGCTGGCCCGAAGGGGACCGGTGGTGATTGACGTGAGCGGCCCGCTGGGGGAGGAGGAGGCCGGCTTCTCGCTGCTGGGTGGCGGCGGGCACGCGCTCCCCCGGGTCCTCCGGAGGCTGCGCGAGGCCGAGGAGGATCCCGGCGTGACCGGCGTGCTGCTCCGGGTGGGCCCGCTGGGGCGCGGATTCCTGGGCCCGCTGACCGCATCCGGCGACGAGTTGCGCGACGCGCTTCGCCGCGTGCGCGCCACGGGCAAGCCGGTGGTGGCCTACCTCGCCGTCGAGATGACCGGGCCGGCGGAGATGTGCGTGGCGGCGGCCTGCGACCGCGTGGTGGCGCCCAGGCTCTCCACCGTGGCCGGGCTGGGCGTGGCCATGGAGGTGCGACGACTGCGCGGCACCTACGAGAAACTGGGCATCCGCTGGGACGCGGCGGTGGCCGGGGACTACAAGTCCAGCTTCCACTCGGCCTACACCGACAGCGCCACACCCGCGCAGCGCGCCGGCATCGACTCCCTGGTGCGCACCGAGTACGCCCTCCTGGTGCGGGTGCTCGCGGAGGGTCGCCGCCTGCCCGCCGACAGCGTGCTGGCCTGGTGCGACGGCCGTGGTTTTACCTCCGCCGAGGCCCGCGCCCGCGGCCTGCTGGACCGGCTCGGTTGGGAGGAGGACGCGCGCGCCGAGCTCAACCGGTTGTGCGGGCGCGACAGCGCCGCCGCCATCCCCGGGATCCGGCCCCGGGAAGTCGAGGATTCGCGCTGGGGGCTGGTGCCCGCCGTGGCGGTGGTCCGAGCCGAGGGCGGGATCACCAGCGGCCGGGATGCGTCCGATCCGCTGTGGGGCGGCTCCACGCTGGGTGGGCTGAGCCTGGCCGCGCGCCTGGAGCGCGCCGCGGCCGTGCCCGGAGTGCGCGCCCTGGTGCTGCGGGTGAACTCCGGCGGCGGCTCCGCCATGGGATCCGACCGGGTGCGGGCCACGCTCGAGCGCATCCGGCGCGAGCGCCGGATCCCGGTGGTGGTGTCCATGGGTGATATGGCCGCCTCCGGGGGCTACCTGATGTCCGCCCCGGCGGACGAGATCGTGGCCCAGCCCATGACCGTGACCGGGAGCATCGGCGTGATCTGGACCGTCCCCAACTTCGCGGGCACCTACGACAAGCTGGACGCCCGGCGCGAGGTGTACAAGCAGGGCGAGCACGCGGACGCCGCGCTCTACGGCCGCCCGCTCACGCCCGGCGAGCGCGCGGATCTCCAGCACCTGGTGGACGACACCTACGAGGACTTCCTGGGGGTGGTGGCGGCGGGCCGCAGGATGGCGCCGGAAAGAGTTCGCGCGCTGGCAGGCGGGCGGGTATGGTGGGGCGTGGACGCGGTGCGCCTGGGGCTGGCGGATCGCCTGGGCGGGCTGCGCGAGGCGGTGGACGCCGCCGCCCGCCGGGCCGGGCTGGAGCCCGGCTACCGAGTGATCGAAGTGCCCCGGGCCGGTGGCGGTCTGCTGTCGCGGTTGCTGGGACGCGCGGCGCTGGAAATGACCGGCCGCGCCTCCGCGCGGGGCGGAGACGCGGCCGGGGACTAG
- a CDS encoding RNA polymerase sigma factor, which produces MDAWARQAQGGDEASLERLILRFERPIRVLGMRMLGPDTAEDLAQETFFRMIQGLPKFRFESRFSTWLFGIAYRTAQGMRRQSARPADRAVDLDSAPEPVAPGDPAEAQALRAAVEWALARIRPQHRDAVALHYLKELSLAEVAGVMGVPESTAKVYLFRGRQELYRLLDKEGARPS; this is translated from the coding sequence GTGGACGCGTGGGCCCGGCAGGCCCAGGGCGGCGACGAGGCTTCGCTGGAGCGCCTGATCCTGCGCTTCGAGCGGCCCATCCGGGTGCTGGGAATGCGCATGCTGGGGCCGGACACGGCGGAGGACCTGGCGCAGGAGACGTTCTTCCGGATGATCCAGGGGCTCCCGAAATTCCGGTTCGAGTCCCGGTTCTCCACCTGGCTCTTCGGCATCGCCTACCGCACCGCCCAGGGCATGAGGCGCCAGTCGGCCCGGCCCGCGGACCGGGCGGTGGACCTGGACTCGGCGCCCGAGCCGGTCGCCCCGGGGGATCCCGCCGAGGCGCAGGCGCTGCGGGCGGCGGTGGAGTGGGCGCTGGCGCGCATTCGTCCGCAGCACCGCGACGCGGTGGCGCTGCACTATCTCAAGGAGTTGTCCCTGGCGGAGGTGGCGGGCGTGATGGGAGTGCCCGAGTCCACCGCCAAGGTGTACCTGTTCCGCGGCCGGCAGGAACTCTACCGGCTGCTCGACAAGGAAGGAGCCCGACCCTCGTGA
- a CDS encoding HDOD domain-containing protein, protein MDHTASEHLELQRRIRKLEGLPTMPTVLQQIWDALRDPDCSAKRLSQAIATDTGLTARILKMSNSAYYGRSRQVSNVTEATVVLGVEVVKSLAVGASVVDSFRESVPGFDMDRFWQHSVHVAVASEAVARTVGGVPPEVAFCGGILHDIGKLAVAAALKEEYGQVMEGFDPDACEDWVEWERETFAADHGSVGLWLAERWKFSGELSEIIAFHHRPHKALANARLVTSVAAAESLLGREEPPTLEVDNTRWDPAWAGILGVDEATLEVLKADLPARLMAARSMMGS, encoded by the coding sequence ATGGACCACACTGCTTCCGAGCACCTGGAGCTGCAGCGGCGCATCCGCAAGCTGGAAGGCCTGCCCACGATGCCCACCGTCCTGCAGCAGATCTGGGACGCCCTGCGCGACCCGGACTGTTCCGCGAAGCGCCTGTCGCAGGCGATCGCCACCGACACCGGCCTCACCGCCCGCATTCTCAAGATGTCCAACAGCGCCTACTACGGGCGAAGCCGCCAGGTCTCCAACGTGACCGAGGCCACGGTGGTGCTGGGCGTGGAAGTGGTGAAGTCCCTGGCCGTCGGCGCCAGCGTGGTGGACAGCTTCCGCGAGTCCGTTCCGGGCTTCGACATGGACCGGTTCTGGCAGCACAGCGTGCACGTGGCGGTGGCCTCCGAGGCCGTGGCGCGCACCGTGGGCGGCGTCCCGCCGGAGGTGGCATTCTGCGGCGGCATCCTCCACGACATCGGCAAGCTGGCGGTGGCGGCCGCGTTGAAGGAGGAGTACGGGCAGGTGATGGAGGGCTTCGATCCCGACGCGTGCGAGGACTGGGTGGAATGGGAGCGCGAGACATTCGCCGCGGATCACGGTTCGGTGGGCCTGTGGCTGGCCGAGCGCTGGAAGTTCTCCGGCGAGCTGTCCGAGATCATCGCGTTCCACCACCGGCCGCACAAGGCGCTGGCGAACGCCCGCCTGGTGACGTCGGTGGCGGCGGCCGAGTCGCTGCTCGGGCGTGAGGAGCCGCCCACGCTCGAGGTGGACAACACCCGCTGGGACCCGGCCTGGGCCGGCATCCTGGGTGTGGACGAGGCGACGCTCGAAGTTCTCAAGGCGGACCTGCCCGCGCGCCTGATGGCGGCCCGCTCCATGATGGGGTCCTGA
- a CDS encoding GAF domain-containing protein, with protein sequence MLDVLGRPDADPAARRDAANSLARRMESAEVERANLLKGLERAAHELEARVQELSLLRRLSEVLSRVVDGHELGFEVLHALVDEQDLEDAALWMAEGEELVWRCGTGRGELRTGGPDEAALEVLLNEGPVGQTACRREPLVVHDGALEARCRGAASFLREGSFCLFPLASSGRLVGVLWLGSTERYAFPTERVRILGMAADAIAQGLAASELFEKLSNYNENLSEVLADRSQAVDDLSDELVRTKAAMADFWRRLHLGAPPNGMLHLPGAERLTEALRAIEALVAATGGSSGTLHTAAALVDSFARDYENYVGSLAGVSWPVMIEPAEPDAGQKAA encoded by the coding sequence ATGCTGGACGTGCTGGGCCGGCCCGACGCCGACCCGGCGGCACGCAGGGATGCCGCGAACAGCCTGGCGCGCCGCATGGAATCCGCGGAGGTCGAGCGCGCCAATCTGCTGAAGGGACTGGAGCGCGCGGCGCACGAGCTGGAGGCCCGGGTGCAGGAGCTCTCGCTGCTGCGCCGGCTCTCGGAGGTGCTGAGCCGCGTGGTGGACGGGCACGAGCTGGGCTTCGAGGTGCTGCACGCGCTGGTGGACGAGCAGGACCTGGAGGACGCGGCGCTGTGGATGGCCGAGGGCGAGGAACTGGTGTGGCGCTGCGGCACCGGTCGCGGCGAGCTGCGCACCGGCGGCCCGGACGAAGCGGCGCTGGAGGTGCTCCTCAACGAAGGGCCGGTGGGGCAGACCGCCTGCCGGCGCGAGCCGCTGGTGGTCCACGACGGCGCGCTGGAGGCCCGCTGCCGCGGAGCGGCCTCGTTCCTGCGCGAGGGCTCCTTCTGCCTGTTCCCGCTGGCCTCCTCGGGGCGCCTGGTGGGCGTGTTGTGGCTGGGCTCGACCGAGCGCTACGCGTTTCCCACGGAGCGGGTGCGGATCCTGGGCATGGCGGCCGACGCCATCGCCCAGGGCCTGGCGGCCTCCGAGTTGTTCGAGAAGCTCTCGAACTACAACGAGAACCTCTCCGAGGTGCTGGCCGATCGCAGCCAGGCCGTGGACGACCTCTCCGACGAACTGGTGCGCACCAAGGCCGCCATGGCGGACTTCTGGCGCCGCCTGCACCTGGGCGCGCCGCCCAACGGCATGCTGCACCTGCCCGGCGCGGAGCGGTTGACGGAGGCGCTGCGCGCCATCGAGGCGCTGGTCGCGGCCACCGGCGGGTCCTCGGGCACGCTGCACACCGCCGCGGCGCTGGTGGACTCCTTCGCCCGGGACTACGAGAACTACGTGGGATCCCTGGCCGGGGTCAGCTGGCCGGTGATGATCGAGCCGGCCGAGCCCGACGCGGGGCAAAAGGCGGCCTGA
- the ychF gene encoding redox-regulated ATPase YchF, which translates to MRLGRQLGTADVPDGRVDVLSRMFEPHKTIRARVEYAEAERHEKKGGGTEVPEALRAADALVAVAGLFSIEDPSQLESAARAELADLMAETILSDQVVLESRHEKVRRADRVGKKPEDPREMPLLEKCVAALAQEEPLRALDFSPEDERLLRGYQLLSRKPLLVVLNVAEDRLAEGHALEAGLHAGPHSAALTLSAKVESEIVALSPEERPAFLEMIGLKEAARDRLLRASYDLLGLHSFFTVGKDEVRAWTVRKGAAAVEAAGVIHTDLARGFIRAEVISYAQMVEAKTLAHAREKGWLRLEGKEYVVQDGDILNIRFSV; encoded by the coding sequence GTGCGCCTCGGCCGCCAGCTCGGCACGGCCGACGTGCCCGACGGGCGCGTGGACGTGCTCTCGAGGATGTTCGAGCCGCACAAGACCATCCGCGCGCGCGTGGAGTACGCCGAGGCCGAGAGGCACGAGAAGAAGGGCGGGGGGACGGAAGTGCCGGAGGCGCTGCGCGCCGCCGACGCGCTGGTGGCCGTGGCCGGACTGTTCTCGATCGAGGACCCTTCGCAGCTGGAGAGCGCGGCACGGGCGGAGCTGGCCGACCTGATGGCCGAGACCATCCTGAGCGACCAGGTGGTGCTGGAGTCGCGCCACGAAAAGGTCCGCCGGGCCGACAGGGTGGGCAAGAAGCCCGAGGATCCGCGCGAGATGCCGCTGCTGGAGAAGTGCGTGGCGGCCCTGGCGCAGGAGGAGCCGCTTCGCGCGCTGGACTTCTCACCGGAGGACGAGCGCCTGCTGCGCGGCTACCAGCTGCTTTCGCGGAAGCCGCTGCTGGTGGTGCTGAACGTGGCCGAGGACCGGCTGGCCGAGGGCCACGCGCTGGAGGCGGGGCTGCACGCCGGTCCCCATTCCGCGGCGCTCACGCTGAGCGCGAAGGTGGAGTCCGAGATCGTGGCCCTGTCCCCCGAGGAGCGCCCCGCCTTCCTCGAGATGATCGGACTGAAGGAAGCGGCGCGAGACCGGTTGCTGCGCGCCTCCTACGACCTGCTGGGGCTGCACTCCTTTTTCACCGTGGGCAAGGACGAGGTGCGCGCCTGGACGGTGCGCAAGGGCGCGGCCGCGGTGGAGGCGGCGGGCGTGATCCACACCGACCTGGCCCGCGGGTTCATCCGCGCCGAGGTCATCTCCTACGCGCAGATGGTGGAGGCGAAGACCCTGGCGCACGCGCGCGAGAAGGGCTGGTTGCGGCTGGAAGGCAAGGAGTACGTGGTCCAGGACGGAGACATCCTCAACATCCGGTTCTCGGTGTGA
- a CDS encoding MBL fold metallo-hydrolase produces the protein MQWTFWGAAREVTGSAHLIQSDGHRLLVDCGLFQGRREEAWQKNARAPYDARNLDAVVLGHAHTDHSGNLPTLFRRGYRGPVHCTRATADLCDVMLQDSAHLQEMDSKFLRKRGHFAPYVEPLYTTDDALGVLEGFAGHPYHEPFGPVPGVTVRFFDAGHILGSALTRLELSEAGRSCSVVYACDVGRSGLPILRDPEPPGEAEVLVLESTYGDRLHHELAHAEEQLGEALCRAAARGAKVVIPAFSLGRTQELLYCMHRLADAGRMPKMPVYVDSPLSANVTEIVRAHPECFDEEMNAQLKSHHDPLGMSGLRTVRTVEESKRLNDAPGPMVIVSASGMCEGGRVLHHLRNTIEDPRNMVLAVGFMAENTLGRRIVERRPEVKIYGETVPLRAEVVVMDAFSAHGDQADLLRLASLVKPRRIYLVHGEPLAQQALEGKLRETGFPRVFTPARGETVQL, from the coding sequence ATGCAATGGACGTTCTGGGGCGCGGCCCGCGAGGTGACCGGGTCCGCCCACCTCATCCAGTCGGACGGCCACCGCCTCCTGGTGGACTGCGGCCTGTTCCAGGGGCGCCGCGAGGAGGCATGGCAGAAGAACGCCCGTGCTCCCTACGACGCGCGAAACCTCGACGCCGTGGTCCTGGGGCACGCGCACACCGACCACTCCGGCAACCTCCCCACGCTCTTCCGCCGCGGTTACCGCGGTCCGGTCCACTGCACCCGCGCCACCGCGGACCTGTGCGACGTGATGCTGCAGGACAGCGCGCACCTGCAGGAGATGGACTCGAAGTTCCTGCGCAAGCGCGGGCATTTCGCTCCCTACGTGGAGCCGCTGTATACCACGGACGACGCCCTGGGCGTGCTGGAGGGCTTCGCGGGCCACCCCTACCACGAGCCTTTCGGCCCGGTCCCCGGAGTCACGGTCCGGTTCTTCGACGCCGGCCACATCCTAGGCTCGGCGCTGACGCGGCTGGAGCTCAGCGAAGCGGGGCGCTCGTGCTCCGTGGTCTACGCCTGCGACGTCGGCCGCAGCGGCCTCCCGATCCTCCGGGATCCCGAGCCGCCCGGCGAGGCCGAGGTGCTGGTGCTCGAGTCCACCTACGGGGACCGGCTGCACCACGAGCTGGCGCACGCCGAGGAGCAGCTGGGGGAGGCCCTGTGCCGCGCCGCCGCCCGCGGCGCCAAGGTGGTGATCCCCGCCTTCTCGCTGGGGCGCACGCAGGAGCTGCTGTACTGCATGCACCGGCTGGCCGACGCCGGCCGCATGCCGAAGATGCCCGTCTACGTGGACAGCCCGCTGAGCGCCAACGTGACCGAGATCGTGCGCGCCCACCCCGAGTGCTTCGACGAAGAGATGAACGCCCAGCTGAAATCGCACCACGACCCGCTGGGCATGTCCGGGCTGCGCACGGTGCGCACCGTGGAGGAGTCGAAACGGCTCAACGACGCGCCCGGCCCGATGGTGATCGTGTCCGCTTCGGGCATGTGCGAGGGCGGCCGGGTGCTGCACCACCTGCGTAACACCATCGAGGACCCCCGCAACATGGTGCTGGCGGTGGGCTTCATGGCCGAGAACACCCTGGGGCGGCGCATCGTGGAGCGCCGCCCCGAGGTGAAGATCTACGGCGAGACGGTGCCGCTGCGCGCCGAGGTGGTGGTGATGGACGCCTTCAGCGCCCACGGCGATCAGGCCGACCTGCTGCGGCTGGCTTCGCTGGTGAAGCCCCGGCGCATCTACCTGGTGCACGGGGAACCGCTGGCGCAGCAGGCGCTCGAAGGCAAGCTGCGCGAGACCGGCTTCCCCAGGGTGTTCACCCCCGCCCGCGGGGAGACCGTCCAGCTCTGA